In the genome of Eggerthella sp. YY7918, one region contains:
- a CDS encoding RICIN domain-containing protein, which translates to MKKVNSFLSIALCAVLVFSYTPIAWADETVITDSAVGDENNVDQNETNSDPNPSTSGSTEGEVSANDDTNNDASFENEIINEAEDTAAEVNEIIVDENLSQPIVSDVVSNVPSDSYAALDALAAENRSVVKDGVYSVSSAKSSSAVLDVKAASTANGANVQLHSSNGTDAQVWIITHDAAGYLTIASANSGKVLDVKAAKAASGTNVQQHEPNGTRAQKWIAVADGESIKLVSALSESYVLDAARGDTANGTNVQIHADNGTAAQRWVLSSTKTMAQRLDVLANDNRNVVADGQYVFRSAKSSSAVLDVKAASTANGANVQLHSSNGTDAQVWIITHDAAGYLTIASANSGKVLDVKAAKAASGTNVQQHEPNGTRAQKWIAVADGESIKLVSALSESYVLDAARGDTANGTNVQIHADNGTAAQRWVPYDACPVVEPCKKVIDSGWFALATPLNPSKVIDIASASQKDGANAQLHFSNGTLAQIFYLEWEDGWYTIRNARSDKLLHVDNGAVLPGTNVHQWSGSNENAQWSVSKSDDGSYNFVNRASGLALGVDTSKVVDGTNVQGCAVSEASSQKWLVVEQKNLLPEGIYTLVSALSSLKVVDVTAASDSDGANVQLYDRNDTPAQKWEIKLVGGKDNTYTLRSLASGKCLAVDDSGNVCQFSCDVSAPQPAVQWTLNIKAGRFEMTNVLTSKVLETANGSYTAGANIQVGMANDSKAQQFEFAAVPVLSNGTYSIKSALGNDQVIDVSSGQLANGANIQTFENNGTGAQKWNITSIGDGYFKVVNAKSGKALDVKSANAVAGANIQQHVWNNTAAQKWKLTPTGDGYYCFMSALDEGLCLEVAGSSPKNLTNVCLGVYSGSASQKFRFAATTYKLTMSDRVALLNSLSSSSAITPFGGASFDANSASGRSLVSALNSIRNNGYQVGFVMMDLNTGAGLASMPTHTFYVASSIKGPYVAAINKYAPGGVTSYWRNIMYQTITVSSNEGYASLRNSFGNGPMSSLMGSVGVKSWAPSTWYPHLNTRDLSKLWLATYDYFYVSTNSNSAWCRSLYTHSLNSVMYNALGGKYMVHSKPGWIADGPAYTAQNDGGIVMVNGHPYLLVVMSTAYGQYGKLQTLVNAIDSTHASIFR; encoded by the coding sequence AAGTAAACGAAATAATTGTAGATGAAAATCTCAGCCAGCCTATAGTTTCAGATGTCGTATCCAATGTTCCCAGTGATTCGTACGCAGCGTTAGATGCCCTTGCGGCAGAAAATCGGTCTGTAGTTAAGGATGGGGTATACAGTGTTTCTTCTGCGAAATCCTCTTCTGCTGTCCTCGATGTGAAAGCCGCCAGCACTGCAAATGGCGCAAACGTGCAACTACACTCGTCAAATGGAACCGATGCCCAAGTATGGATTATCACCCATGATGCAGCGGGATACCTTACGATAGCCTCTGCCAATTCGGGCAAGGTTCTCGACGTAAAGGCCGCCAAAGCAGCTAGCGGCACCAATGTTCAGCAGCACGAACCGAACGGCACTCGAGCCCAAAAGTGGATCGCGGTTGCCGACGGGGAAAGCATTAAGCTCGTCTCTGCCCTCAGTGAATCGTATGTGCTTGATGCCGCTCGCGGCGATACGGCCAACGGCACAAACGTGCAGATACATGCTGATAACGGGACCGCTGCGCAGCGTTGGGTGCTAAGTTCTACCAAAACGATGGCACAACGCCTAGACGTTCTTGCTAATGACAATCGCAATGTCGTTGCCGACGGACAGTATGTTTTTCGCTCTGCGAAATCCTCTTCTGCTGTCCTCGATGTGAAAGCCGCCAGCACTGCAAATGGCGCAAACGTGCAACTACACTCGTCAAATGGAACCGATGCCCAAGTATGGATTATCACCCATGATGCAGCGGGATACCTTACGATAGCCTCTGCCAATTCGGGCAAGGTTCTCGACGTAAAGGCCGCCAAAGCAGCTAGCGGCACCAATGTTCAGCAGCACGAACCGAACGGCACTCGAGCCCAAAAGTGGATCGCGGTTGCCGACGGGGAAAGCATTAAGCTCGTCTCTGCCCTCAGTGAATCGTATGTGCTTGATGCCGCTCGCGGCGATACGGCCAACGGCACAAACGTGCAGATACATGCTGATAACGGGACCGCTGCGCAGCGTTGGGTGCCGTATGATGCGTGCCCTGTGGTCGAGCCATGCAAAAAGGTGATAGATTCGGGTTGGTTTGCGCTCGCTACACCGTTAAATCCTTCAAAAGTGATTGATATTGCAAGTGCTTCTCAGAAAGACGGCGCTAATGCACAACTCCATTTTTCGAACGGGACTTTAGCTCAAATTTTTTATTTAGAATGGGAAGATGGCTGGTATACGATTCGAAATGCAAGATCAGATAAGCTCTTACATGTAGATAATGGTGCCGTTCTTCCGGGAACAAATGTCCATCAATGGAGTGGGTCTAACGAGAATGCTCAATGGTCGGTGTCGAAGAGCGACGATGGGTCATATAATTTCGTCAATAGGGCATCTGGATTGGCTCTTGGTGTCGACACGTCAAAAGTGGTTGATGGTACAAATGTTCAAGGATGCGCAGTTAGTGAGGCGTCTTCACAAAAATGGTTAGTAGTGGAGCAAAAAAATCTTCTTCCCGAAGGAATATATACGCTTGTGTCGGCCTTGTCCTCTCTTAAAGTTGTAGATGTAACAGCAGCGTCGGATTCGGATGGGGCAAATGTTCAGCTTTATGATCGAAATGACACGCCTGCGCAAAAGTGGGAAATTAAGCTAGTCGGGGGCAAAGATAATACCTATACGCTTCGAAGCTTGGCTTCGGGTAAATGTTTAGCAGTAGACGACTCCGGGAATGTTTGCCAGTTTAGTTGCGATGTATCAGCTCCGCAACCTGCTGTGCAGTGGACGCTTAATATAAAAGCTGGTCGCTTTGAGATGACAAATGTGCTTACGAGTAAAGTACTTGAGACTGCAAATGGATCTTACACAGCAGGAGCAAACATTCAAGTAGGAATGGCAAACGATAGTAAAGCTCAACAGTTTGAATTTGCTGCAGTTCCGGTTTTGTCAAATGGCACGTACTCTATAAAATCGGCTCTCGGAAATGATCAGGTGATCGATGTTTCATCGGGTCAATTAGCCAACGGTGCGAATATTCAGACGTTTGAGAATAATGGAACCGGCGCGCAGAAATGGAATATAACTTCAATAGGGGATGGTTATTTCAAGGTTGTGAATGCTAAGAGCGGAAAGGCTCTTGATGTTAAATCGGCTAACGCAGTTGCTGGTGCGAATATTCAGCAGCATGTTTGGAATAATACTGCTGCGCAAAAATGGAAATTAACTCCTACAGGAGATGGTTATTATTGCTTCATGTCGGCTTTAGACGAAGGTCTTTGTTTAGAAGTTGCTGGAAGCTCTCCTAAAAATTTAACGAATGTTTGTCTGGGTGTATATTCGGGTTCTGCTTCTCAAAAGTTTCGATTTGCTGCAACTACGTATAAACTGACGATGTCTGATAGGGTAGCTTTACTCAATTCCCTCAGCAGCAGTAGCGCAATTACACCGTTTGGTGGAGCATCGTTTGATGCCAATTCGGCTTCGGGTAGAAGTCTCGTATCGGCACTCAACTCGATCAGAAATAATGGTTATCAAGTTGGGTTTGTTATGATGGATCTCAATACTGGTGCTGGTTTAGCAAGTATGCCTACCCATACTTTCTATGTTGCGAGTTCTATTAAGGGTCCTTATGTTGCGGCGATCAATAAATATGCTCCAGGTGGGGTAACGTCCTATTGGAGAAATATCATGTATCAAACCATTACTGTTTCCAGTAATGAGGGGTACGCAAGTCTAAGGAATTCGTTTGGGAATGGGCCTATGTCTAGCTTAATGGGTTCGGTAGGGGTGAAATCATGGGCGCCTTCAACATGGTATCCACACCTCAATACGAGAGATTTATCAAAGTTATGGTTGGCGACGTATGACTATTTCTACGTTTCAACGAATTCGAATTCGGCATGGTGTCGCAGTTTGTATACCCACTCGCTTAATTCAGTGATGTATAACGCATTGGGTGGTAAATATATGGTACATAGCAAACCGGGTTGGATAGCTGACGGACCTGCTTATACGGCACAGAATGACGGAGGTATAGTGATGGTGAACGGACATCCTTACTTGCTGGTTGTGATGTCTACTGCGTATGGCCAGTACGGAAAACTCCAAACACTTGTGAATGCAATTGATTCAACCCACGCATCAATATTCAGGTAG